ATGCTCTGAAATTAGAAGGCTTAGTGCAAGTGCGAACTTTAGTAAATGGTGAAGCCCTTTATAGTTTAATACAACAGGACAAGCATCATCTAACTTGCCTCCAATGTGGCATTTCCATTCCTATTCATCAATGTCCTGTCCATGAACTCGAAAATCAATTACAAACCAGTCATCAATTTAAAGTGTTTTATCACACTCTAGAATTTTTTGGACTATGTACAAAATGTCAAGCTAGTAGTTCGTCAAATTTATTTTGACGGGTAATGATCGGAAAAAACTTCTGTTCTTCCCTCCCCTACCCCCCCCTGCCTCTCTTCTCCCCCTGCTTGCCTTCACCCGTCATTTTCGGGTTGACAGACTACTAGTTAGGAGTCAGAAAGAAGGAGTATGGCTAAGGCCACGCTGTGCTATCAGGAGGTAGGGGCGCAGGGACTGCGCCCATTCAGGAGTATGGCTAAGGCCACGCTGCGCTATCAGGAGTCAGAAAGAAGGAATAAAAGAAAGAAGAAGAAATTATTTAATTAGTGGGAAAGAGAGGTTTGGGATTAGGAGCATTATCTGAAACAATAGAACGAATACCTTCCAAAGTAGCTGGAATAGTGCGAGGGTCCATAAACATCACCTTGCTGCTATCGCTTTTACCAATAGTAGTCCCCATATCCAAATAATTTAAGGCTAACAGCACATCTAGTGCTTTTTGAGCATCAGGGTTAGCCTTAATCCTCTCAGCGATAATTTCTGCCGATTCAGCGATCGCTTGCGCCTTTAAAACCTGTTGTTGGCGTTCTGCTTGCGCCCTGAGAATGATTGATTTCTGTTCAGCTTCTGCTTGCATAATTACGGATTTTTGCCTAGCTTCCGCGTCCAAAATTTGGGCATCTGCCTTACCTCTAGCGCTATTCACAGCCGATTCCCTATCACCTTCCGAAGTTAAAATAGATGCGCGTTTGCGTCGTTCCGCTGACATTTGCAATTCCATTGCTTCCCGTACCGCTTGAGAAGGAATAATATCCCTCAACTCCACCCGCGTCACCTTTACACCCCAAGGATCAGTAGAAATATCTAAATCCTGTAATAACAATTCATTAATTTGAGTCCGAGCGGTAAAAGTTTGATCTAACTCCAATTGTCCCATTTCCGAACGAATTTGAGTCAACACCAAATTTACCATAGCCGATTGCAGATCCTCCACCTTATAGCGGGCTTTTTCCATATCCACAATTCGCCAGTAGACCACAGCATCCACCTCAATCCCCACATTATCGCGGGTGATACACTTTTGAGGGGGAATATCCAAAACCTTTTCTCGAATAGTTTCTTCGTAGATAACTTTATCAACAAACGGCATCACAAAATTTAGTCCGGGCTGCATTTTCTTGTTATAACTACCCAATCTTTCCACCAAAGCCTCATTTCCCTGATTGACAACACGCACAGATCCAGCAACAGCAGAACCACCAAGTGCCAAAATGATCAGTAAAAAAAGCTGTTCCATAATAATTTTCTCCTAATTTGCAGGTATTAACCATTAAAGCCGGAACGAATAACTGACAATTGACAACTAACTCAAAAAATAATCTGGCATGACAATTAAAGTCGTCCCTTCCCTTCTCACCACATAAACAGTTTGTTGAGGTGGTAAGCTAATTTTGTGATCATCACATTTGGCTCGCCAAGAATTACCCTCGTATAATACCCTACCCACCTGCCCTGGTAAAATTTCCGTTAAAGTTTCCCCAATGACTGCATCTTGAATGGGCGATTTTCGTCGTCGTGGTTGCAAAAACCGCCGGGAAAGGATAATCAGAGTAGTAGACAAAAACAACCAAACTGCAACTTGTATCCACAAGTTTCCTATACCAGAGTAAGACAATAATCCTACAATTAAAGCACTAATGCCCATCATAAAAGCAACAAAAGCCGATGGTAAAAACAGTTCTGTCAAACACAGAACCGAACCCGCCAACAGCCAAATTAAGCTAGAACTTGGCATAACGCTTTTCCCTTTACAATGAATTTACTGATACCAATATTATGTGAGGCTGAACAGAATCATGAAATCTATTCATCTATTCTTATCTGCGTTTATTTGCGTTTATCTGCGGTCAAATATTCTTAAAGTCTTATTCCATGCAGTTTTATCTTAACTTGGCATTAGATACACCAATACAGTGAATCTTGACAAAAAAAACTAATCCTGATTTTAATTATGTTTTCTACCAAACGGGTGATTAATTGCCCAAATCCAGAATGTGATCAACCTTTGAACTGCGTCGGAGATACTATTTGCGATCGCTGTCACACCCCCCTAATTTACCGCTATCTCTGGGCAACTGGCAACCAAGCCGCAGAAATTCCCCCAGAAACAAAGGTAGCAAACAGATATGAAGTCATCAAACCCCAAATTTGGTTAGATACCCAACCTGCACTATTACCAGATATCCCCGCAGAACTACCAAATATCGTTATTCCCTACCTACGCTTATACTCAGAACATTTGCATATACCCCAAGCCTATGGTTTTAGCTCCTTAGCCGAAATAGAAGATGATATTCTTTTACTAGAAAATGCCCCCATAGATGAAACAGGCTGCATTTACCCAACAATTACCGACTCCTGGGAACAAGCATCTCCCGTGAGACAGATTTATTGGTTATGGCAAATTCTTCAATTGTGGACACCTTTATCAGAATTGGGAGTTGCCCAAAGTTTATTATTAGCAGATAATTTATGTGTGCAAGGTTGGTGTATTCGCTTACTAGAACTGCATCAAAACATAGAAGAATTAACTTTACAAGATTTAGGTAATTCTTGGCGCAATTGGGTGACAGTTGCAAAAACCACCAGTTCCCCAAAATTAGAATACATAGTCGAGTTAATGTGTCAACCTGAAAATGATTTAGAAATTATTAATACTCAACTCAATGAACTATTATTAACAACAGCCACAGAATTACCTTTATATTTAACTATAGCCGGGGGGACAGATCCAGGTCCCGTCATTAAACATAATGAAGATGCTTGTTATCCTAGTCATCCAAGGGACATAGATGATCAATTACAACCAAGACTAGCAATTATTTGTGATGGTATTGGTGGTCATGAAGGTGGTGAAGTTGCGAGTCAATTAGCTTTGCAGTCTCTCAAGTTGCAAATGCGGGCTTTATTGGCACAAATAGACGAACAAACAGAATTATTAACTCCTAAGCTTTTATGTCAACAAATAGAGTCTTGTTTACGAGTCGTTAATAATGTAGTATGGTCGCGCAATGACGAGCAAAAACGTCAGGGAAAGGAACGCATGGCTACAACCTTAGTTATGTCATTGCAAATCCCTCAAAGAAGAGAACAGTTAGAAAATTCCCATGAACTTTATTTAGCCCATGTTGGTGATAGTCGTGCTTATTGGATTACTCAAAATTATTGTCAACTCCTGACTGTGGACGATGATATGGTAAAACGAGAAGTTGGTTTAGGGAAAAGTTTATATCGTCAAGCATTGCAAATCCCAGAAGCTAAAGCCCTGACCCAAGCACTAGGCACAAAAGAAGCGGAATTTCTCAACTTTTCGGTTCAAAGATTTATTATAGAAGAAGATGGGATTTTATTGCTGTGTTCCGATGGTTTAAGCGATCGCAATTTAGTCGAACAATCTTGGCAAGACTACGCAATTCCCGTACTTACAGGCGATTTAGACATAGCAGACGCTACCCAGGAATTAATTAAACTGGCTAACGAAAAGAATGGCCAAGATAATATATCTGTAGTCCTGACTCTTTGCCGTGTTGCCAAACCATCCTCAATGGCAATTATACCCGCACCACCAGCAGAAATTATTCCGCCCCAACCCTTAGCCGTCCCTGACGCAGAAGCATTAATTATATCAGCACCCATAGAAACAGGTTTAACAGCAAGTTCCCAAGCCTTGCTTGATTTAAGTTTGACAGAAGCACCGCTAAAACCATCTAGAAGTAAAGGTTTGGTACTATTAGCAGGATTATTAGTTTTATTATTGGGAAGTACCACAATCAGTTTATTTGCTTGGTGGCAATTATCACCCCAATCATTCTCACAAGTCTGTCGGCAACTTCCGCAAAAGGTACGAGAATTATGTCCGGGAAGGGAGTAGGTGGGGGAGGTGGGGGAGGTGGGGGTGGTGGGGGAGGTGGGGGAGGTAGGGGAGGTGGGGGTGGTGGGGGAGGTAGGGAAAAGAGTATGACCAATGACCAATGACCTCAATAAGAAATATACAAGTTTGTTCTACAGCTTAATAGCGCAATATGTTGTAAAATTGGGTTTGCCATTAAATCATGCTGGATTTTGCAGTCAAAATAGCTGTGGAGATGGTTTAGGAACAACAAAAGTTAGATACATAAGATATTATGAAAATAGGCGATCGCGTGCGTGTTAAAGAATCAGTAGTAGTTTATCATCATCCCGAACATCGCGGTGATGCTTTTGACATCAAGGATGCAGAAGGGGAATTAGTGGCTATTGTCACCCAATGGCAGAATAGACCTGTAAGTGCCAACTTTCCTTTTTTAGTCCAGTTCAGCAAAAAGTTTAAAGCCCATTTACGCGATTTTGAAATAGAAAATATCTAGTACCACAGGGCGGAATTAAAAATTAAAAAATACCGTCCGTACCGTGTCGCCAACCCAAAGTGCTACACGGATTAGTTTTATTATTGATGTGTGCGATGATGCTGACTTGGCAGTTCGCCTTTTCGTGAAATTTCTAATACACGCTTTCACGTGATTTAAGTCACTGGAAAGAAAGACATTAAGCTAAAAGATGAATTCAACAATGTCTCCGTTTAGTTAAGTATGAGTCCTCTAATTCTTATACTCACCCAGATCATTCTCTTCCTCCTGGGACTACGAGTAATATTTTTGATACTTGATCAGGTAATAAATGCTTATAGGCGAGTTAGATTTTCACCAAATAAAAACCCGATTTGGATCATTAAAAACATTTTTCAACGGAGACTAAGGATTAAAACCTATACCAAAAATACCCACAATACATACAAAAATTCGAGGTTGTGGAAGCAACTACTTCGCAAACTCAATAATGAGAATACAACCGCCGAAAGACTAATCAACCATCTCATGATAAAATACCCCGGACAGTCTGACCGATGGTATCTTGAAAAGGCGATTTTCGATTTAGAACGGGATAAAGGAAGATATTAACTTAATCAAGAAAATATTCCCAACAATGCAAATTAATATTACTACCTGCAACCACAACCGCAGCCGCAAAATTATCTGCCGGTGTTAATTCCCTTAAACTCCAATCTCCTGAGACAAGTAATTTACTAGGTTGATTTGGTGTTAAATCTATTTCAATTTCTTCTAACTGTACTAAACCATCTCCTGTAGCTTTTAAATAAGCTTCTTTACAAGTCCAATAACGAAAAAATATTTGTTGTTGTTGGGCGAGAGAAAGTAGTCGCAGGTATTCATATTCTCTAGCAGAAAAGAATCTTTTCGCCAGACCTTCCAAATCGGACATAGTGCGAATATATTCTAAATCCACACCAATTTGATGTTGATAACTTATCCCCAATAAAGCCAAATCTTGGGAATGAGATAAATTAAATAACAATCCTTTATCAGCAAATTTAGCCGCCAATAAAGGCTTACCACGCGGCTGATATTCAAATTCTACTTGTTTAGGGGCAATATCTAAATATTGCCCTAAAATGGCGCGGAGAGTGCCACGTCCAGCCATAAATCTTTGCCGATGTTCAGGAAAATAAAACCTTTCGGCGCGAGCAATTTCATCACTAGATAAAGTTTCCCGAAAAAATTGTAATTGTAATTCATCAGAATTTAAATTAATGCGCCAAATATGCACATCATTTAATAACAAATCTAATTTTTTAGGTGCGGGTAGCCAATTCAAATTACACACAATATCTAATAATTAAACTGTAAAAATTCGGGAGACAAAACGTTTGATATAGTCGGAAAGGTTAGGGATATTCTTTCTTCCTCCTAACTCCTAACTCCTAACTCCTAACTCCTAACTCCTAACTCCTAACTCCTTCTATCCACTCTAAAACACGATTCCACGCCCACCATTGATCAGGATCTTGGTATTGATTTTGACATTTTTTGCTACTCACATAACCAACATGACCACCGTAGCGAGTCAGTAATAAATCTATATCAGGATTTTTTCTAGCAGCAACTTCTAAATCAGGAATGATAGCCGGATCAAATAAAGGGTCATCAGCAGCATATAAAATGAAAGTTGGTTGAGATAATTTTGGTAATAATTCTAAACCACTGCTGGCTTGATAATAATCAGCAACCGTCGCAAAACCCAAACGGGCAATCACCAATTCTTCATCAAATCCCCAAATACTATTAGCCCTGGCAATAGCTTCTGGTTGAATAGACTCAGGATAAGCAGCATGAATTTTCCAGGCTAGTTTTTTCAATTCCTGAGCAATGCGAGACTCGACATATTTACCAAAAGGGTGTTTAACTAAATAGGTGAGCGATCGCAACGAATCCAAACTTGGACAAATCACCGCCCCACCGGCAATGTCAATGTCTTTAGGTGCTAAATCCGCAGCAGCTTTCACTCCCCACAAAGCCAACTGTCCCCCCAAAGAATAGCCCGTAAACCAAAATGGTGAAGGACAACCCATTTTTGCCGCAGTTTCGGCTATTTTAACAAAATCTTCCCCCTCATACAAACCATCCGAAGTCAATGTTGGCGATAATTCTGCGGTTTTACCATGCGCCCGCCAATCAAATAACACCACAGCATAGCCTTGGGCGTAAGCCTTGCGTCCCAAAATTCGTAAAAACCATTGCTGGTCTAGCTCTCCAGTAATACCATAGGTGCCAACAATTGTACTATGGGCATTTGGGGGAATAGCAACTTGACCAAAAATTGGCACACCTTGACCCCCAGAGAAGATAACCTCGTGATATTTTGGTTCTGGATGAGTAATTTTACTCTCCCAATCCCGATTAGCCCATAAAGCCGTATAAGCCGTCATGGTCACGCCATTTTGCAAAAAATAGGGCGGTAAATATTCGTATTTATACATAAAAGAAGAGCATTGTATCTTACAATAGTTTGAGTTTAATATTTATATTAGATTTAACATATTTTTCATAATTAAGATGGTAATCTTTTTATATATCAAGGAAAACAAAGCCTTATGGTTTGCTTGATCATCTAATCATCCCTCAACTTTTTCCCAGAATCAGCGTAGCGAAATTTTGGTAGTTGGGAGAGCGTCAATTATCGTTAAATAAAGTAGTTATAATTTTTTAAGAATGCCGAGGATTCTTGTCATAGACGATGACCCAGCGATTTCAGAACTTGTTGCCGTCAACTTGGAAATGGCGGGCTACGATGTTAGTCAAGCTGAAGATGGCATTAAAGGTCAGGCTCTGGCTCTCCAGCTACAACCTGACTTAATTATGCTTGATCTGATGTTACCTAGAGTAGATGGATTTACAGTTTGTCAACGCTTACGTCGGGATGAACGGACTGCCGAAATTCCTGTCTTGATGTTAACTGCTTTAAGCCAAACCCATGACAAAGTGGAAGGGTTTAATGCTGGTGCAGACGACTATCTGACCAAACCCTTTGAGCTAGAAGAATTGTTAGCGCGAGTACGGGCTTTATTACGACGCACTGACCGGATTCCCCAAGCAGCAAAACATAGCGAAATTCTCAACTATGGACCGATTACCCTCGTTCCCGAAAGATTTGAGGCTATCTGGTTCAAAGCAACGGTGAAACTGACTCATTTAGAGTTTGAGTTACTCCATTGTTTGCTGCAACGTCATGGACAAACTGTTTCCCCTAGCGAAATCCTCAGAGAAGTCTGGGGTTATGATCCTGATGATGATATTGAAACTATTCGGGTGCATATTCGCCACTTGAGAACTAAACTCGAACCTGATCCTCGTCATCCGCGCTACATTAAAACCGTTTACGGTGCAGGATATTGTCTGGAATTACCTAGTGTACCTCCGGGAATGGAGGAAACTATGGCTACAGTAGTTGAGTAAAAGGGAACTGGGGACTGGGAACAGGGGGGCAGGGAACAGGGAACAGGGAACAGGGAACAGGGGAGCAGGGAGCAGGGGAGCAGGGAGCAGGGGAGCAGGGGAGCAGGGGAGCAGGGGAAAATAATTATACTCAAAACGGCTTGATTGTTTGGTGCTAAACCCCTACACATCTGGGTTCTTTGTCATTTGGCAAAAGTTTAAATCTCACCCGTGTTTAGTATAATTACCAACTGACCAATGACCAATGACCAATGACCAATGACCAATGACCAAAAACTATGATATAATTAGTAGTTCTCTAAAATGGTGCTGGGTGAAGAACGTAGAGACAAAACTCAGCACACCTACACACTCAGCACTAAAGAACTCTAGTTTATGGCATTGCCAATTGTTGCAATTATCGGTCGCCCCAATGTGGGCAAATCTACCTTTGTAAATCGTCTTGCCGGAGATCAAACGGCGATAGTCCACGATGAACCAGGGGTAACACGCGATCGCACTTACCGTCCAGCTTTTTGGAATGATCGGGAATTTGTCGTAGTAGACACAGGTGGCTTGGTTTTTAACGATGATACCGAATTTCTCCCCATGATTCGCCAACAGGCTTTAACGGCGCTTGCAGAAGCCTGTGCTGCTATTTTCGTAGTGGATGGGCAAGCTGGTTTGATGCCCGCAGATGAAGAAATTTCCGAATGGTTACGTCAACAACCAGTTCCCGTATTACTGGCTGTGAATAAATGTGAATCTCCAGACCAAGGGGTGATTCAAGCCGCTGAATTTTGGGAATTAGGACTAGGTGAACCTTTCCCCATTTCCGCTATTCATGGTAGTGGGACAGGGGAAATCCTAGATGAGTTAATGAATCACATTCCTCATACAGTAGAAGTAGAGGAAAATACAGAAATTAAAGTTGCCATTATTGGTAGACCAAATGTAGGCAAATCGAGCTTACTCAATGCTTTTGTCGGTGAAAATAGAGCTATTGTCAGTCCTATTTCTGGAACAACTAGAGATACAATTGATACAATAGTTGAACGAGGTGGGCAAACTTACAGGTTAATTGATACTGCTGGTATTCGCAAAAAGAAACATATAGAATACGGGACGGAATTTTTCAGTATTAACCGTGCGTTTAAAGCTATTCGTCGTTCCGATGTGGTTTTATTAGTGATTGATGCTTTAGATGGTGTCACTGAACAAGATCAAAAATTAGCAGGGCGCGTCTTAGAAGAAGGTCGCGCTTGTGTTGTGGTTGTAAATAAGTGGGATGCTGTTGAGAAAGATTCTTACACCATCTATGACCATGAAAAAGAACTAGAATCACGCTTACATTTTACGGAATGGGCAGATACTATTTTTGTGAGCGCAAATACGGGACTACGGGTAGAAAAGATTTTAGAATTGGTCAATCAAGCGGCTGAGGCACACAAACGCCGTGTGAGTACATCAGTCATTAATGAAGTTCTGGAAGATGCTATCAGTTGGCATTCACCACCGACTTCACGGGGCGGTCGTCAGGGTAAGATATACTACGGTACTCAAGTTAGCAGTCAGCCTCCTTCTATCGCGCTGTTTGTTAATGATAATACCCGCTTTAATGACAATTATCGCCGTTACATTGAACGCCAATTCCGTAAACAGCTTGGCTTTCAAGGTACACCGATTCGGTTATTTTGGCGCAGTAAGAAAGTTCGAGAAATGGAAATTGGCGGACCAAATCGTGCTACTCGTGTAAAATAGGAAACGTAAGGAGTCAGGAGTCAGGAGTCAGAAGCCAGGAAGCCAGGGAATAAATTCCCTGTCTAAAAGCTAAAGTCGGTTAAAACCGACTGTTTTATTTTTATTTATTCTGACAACTGACCAATGACCAATGACAACTGACAAAATATGGATTTATTGCGATCGCTCCCCCTCGGACTTTACTTAGAAGAACCGCAAACTTGGTTACATAAACTCGATCCGCGAGTGAAGTTAATTTGGTTATTGAGCTTTCTCAGTAGCTATATTATCGCTAACAACTATTGGCGGGTATTACTGGTATTACTGCTAATTACTTTTACTGTATTTGCCAAAATTCCTCTGCGAGTATGGCGACAACAAATGGGCTGGTTATTGGTACTATCATTTATGGTATTGGTTATTGGCGCGATTAGTCCTGATGGATTAGGTGTGAGTTATCAATCCCGTTTACCCGCAAATGAACAAATTCTCACTCAACCAATAACTGATAAAAAGACCCAAGTTACCCCAATAATAGCAGATAGCAATAAAAAATATAGCTATGTGTTATTTCAGAAAGGATTTGTGAAAATAAATCGCCGTTCTTTGGATTTAGCAATTAGCTTGAGTACAATAGTTTTTACATTAATCTACAGCACTAATTTATATTTACTCACAACTGCACCAGAAGAAATTACTTCGGGAATGGAAAGTTTAATGCAGCCGTTGAGAAGGTTCAATATTCCCGTTACAGAAATTACCCTGACTCTAACTTTATCCTTGCGATTTATTCCCCTGGTTTTAGAAGAAATTCAAAATCTAGTTCGTTCCGTGATGACTAGGGCAATTAATTGGAAAAAGCTAGGATTAAAAGGAGGAGCAAAAGTTTGGTTAATTGTGACGGAAAGATTATTAGAAAATCTGCTTTTGCGGGCAGAACAAATGGCAAATGCGATGATGGTAAGGGGTTTTACTAGTCCTAACGAACATCGAGTGAGATGGCAAGAGTTAAAATTAAAAATGGGTGATTGGTTAGCGATCGCCACTTTAATGGTATTTTGGGGGATCAGAATAGCCTTTGGTGCTGATAACGCAGCGTGACTTAAAATTACCGGCGTTGCTGATTCAGAATATGATTTTACCTCACGCAGAGGCGCAGAGTCGCAGAGAGTAAGAGTTTGAAGTCATTGATTTTTCAATTTCATACTTGAGTTCAGCAACGCCAAATTACCTTATTTTTAGTTGGTAGGTTAATATCGTAATTTTCTCTTTTTTTACACTGGTAAGTTCTTTACTTGTCTATTTTTTTTGACAGGTTACAAGAATATAGCTGAGTTTTCGTTTCAGTTACACTTTGACAAGCCTTAAACAACCAGGACTGACCTACTGGCAACATCGCCATAAAGATAGGTAGGGAAAAAGCATAGGATTCACCTGCTAAATAAGAATCCCAAATACGAGTTCCTGACAACCACAAAGCTAAAAAAGTAAACCCACAAGCTACCAATGTTGAGACTTGAGTAGATACTAAGCAACTGAGGACTAATACTGCGGTAAAAAATAATACAGGCAAAAAAGCAATTTGCTGACAAATAGCTAATAATAGAGGTGCTTGACCACCCAAAATATTGAGATTTGCTGCTACCCAAGGATGTACCCCAACATGATATTCTAATGGCTTTACTCCGTCCAAACCTGTTGAAGGTGTATTGAATTTAGCCAGCATTTCCACAATAGCAGAGTGGAATAGTGTATCCCTATGAATAGTATTAGTATAAGCAGCAACATTAGAAAAGAGATGAGCATAGTTATAACCCTACTCCGGCATAATGAACGGGGACAATGGCACGAGTACAGTCCGTAATTGCCGCTTATACGAGGGTTTCGTCTAAGTTTAGGGTATCGGGTCGGATATCAACAAATACGGGAACTGCTCCCCTGAGAACAAAAGCGTTAGCTGTGGAAACGAAAGTATAACTGGGCATAATCACTTCGTCTCCCGGTTCTAAATCGGCTAAAATAGCCGACATTTCCAGGGCTGCTGTACAAGAGTGGGTGAGTAAGGCTTTGTGGCAATTCGTTTGCGCTTCTAGCCATTGATGGCATTTTTTGGTATAGTTCCCGTCCCCAGCCAATTGTCCAGCGTGGTGAGCTTGGCTAATATACCAAAGCTCTTTACCTGTCATATAGGGTTTATTGAAAGGGATTTTATTCATGGGTTTTAATTTTTGGCAGGTTATTTTAAATTGCGAAGTTAAAACTTAATAAGTTAGGTGGAGTTTTATATAGTTTAACTTAATCATGTAAATTGTCTAACCAATTTCGTAGATCTTCCACAGTAGCGAAATCAAATATTGCTTCTGCTAATACTTCAATTACCTCTAGATTTAAACTTTTAACCCGGGTTTCTAATTCCATATCAATATTTCCTACTTTCCTCTTGATTTGACGGACAATTAAATCTTTTTCCTTGGTAATTGCTTCTTGACGACCTTGCTGAATACCTTGTTCAATCCCTTGCTGAATACCTTGTTCAATCCCTTGTTCCATCCAACTAGTAACTATCTGCATAACTTCCTCCTTTTCCGCTGCTATTAATGAACCTATTTCTGCTGCAAATTTCTCTTCTTCTATTTTATTCAGTCGCAAATATGTATCAATAAATCCTGATATCAATTGCATTTTTGCCGGATTTAATTTTAAAGTTACTAACAACCTTAAACACTCTGCTTTCACCTTTGGTCTATCCGCTGGTGCTATATTCATTTTCGACATTAAAGCAGATGCAACTGGATTTTGACTATTTAAAAAGTCTCTCCAATTTAGCTGATTTAGTTGGATGACTTGATAATTAAATTTTAGCACTTCCAAATCAGGAAAGTTGATTTGATAGTTATTTGTGGCTAAGGTTTTGGGAGAAGAATATGAAAAAATGACTATGGGATAAATTGGTAAGTCAAATTTTTCGTGTAATCTGGAAAAATAACGGAACATTCTTTGATTAAATTTCGATTTTGCTCCTGATTCGGCTTCAATGTGAACGAGAAAGTAAGAAGGTTCACCGAGAAATTTGACTTTGGCTATTAAGTCGGTTTCATATTTGTCTCCTGCGGTAACATCTG
The DNA window shown above is from Anabaena sp. WA102 and carries:
- the der gene encoding ribosome biogenesis GTPase Der — its product is MALPIVAIIGRPNVGKSTFVNRLAGDQTAIVHDEPGVTRDRTYRPAFWNDREFVVVDTGGLVFNDDTEFLPMIRQQALTALAEACAAIFVVDGQAGLMPADEEISEWLRQQPVPVLLAVNKCESPDQGVIQAAEFWELGLGEPFPISAIHGSGTGEILDELMNHIPHTVEVEENTEIKVAIIGRPNVGKSSLLNAFVGENRAIVSPISGTTRDTIDTIVERGGQTYRLIDTAGIRKKKHIEYGTEFFSINRAFKAIRRSDVVLLVIDALDGVTEQDQKLAGRVLEEGRACVVVVNKWDAVEKDSYTIYDHEKELESRLHFTEWADTIFVSANTGLRVEKILELVNQAAEAHKRRVSTSVINEVLEDAISWHSPPTSRGGRQGKIYYGTQVSSQPPSIALFVNDNTRFNDNYRRYIERQFRKQLGFQGTPIRLFWRSKKVREMEIGGPNRATRVK
- a CDS encoding protein phosphatase 2C domain-containing protein — protein: MFSTKRVINCPNPECDQPLNCVGDTICDRCHTPLIYRYLWATGNQAAEIPPETKVANRYEVIKPQIWLDTQPALLPDIPAELPNIVIPYLRLYSEHLHIPQAYGFSSLAEIEDDILLLENAPIDETGCIYPTITDSWEQASPVRQIYWLWQILQLWTPLSELGVAQSLLLADNLCVQGWCIRLLELHQNIEELTLQDLGNSWRNWVTVAKTTSSPKLEYIVELMCQPENDLEIINTQLNELLLTTATELPLYLTIAGGTDPGPVIKHNEDACYPSHPRDIDDQLQPRLAIICDGIGGHEGGEVASQLALQSLKLQMRALLAQIDEQTELLTPKLLCQQIESCLRVVNNVVWSRNDEQKRQGKERMATTLVMSLQIPQRREQLENSHELYLAHVGDSRAYWITQNYCQLLTVDDDMVKREVGLGKSLYRQALQIPEAKALTQALGTKEAEFLNFSVQRFIIEEDGILLLCSDGLSDRNLVEQSWQDYAIPVLTGDLDIADATQELIKLANEKNGQDNISVVLTLCRVAKPSSMAIIPAPPAEIIPPQPLAVPDAEALIISAPIETGLTASSQALLDLSLTEAPLKPSRSKGLVLLAGLLVLLLGSTTISLFAWWQLSPQSFSQVCRQLPQKVRELCPGRE
- a CDS encoding Fur family transcriptional regulator — its product is MRAIHTRSQERILNLLQNLKQGISAQEIYVELRNLNQSMGLATVYRSLDALKLEGLVQVRTLVNGEALYSLIQQDKHHLTCLQCGISIPIHQCPVHELENQLQTSHQFKVFYHTLEFFGLCTKCQASSSSNLF
- a CDS encoding SPFH domain-containing protein, giving the protein MEQLFLLIILALGGSAVAGSVRVVNQGNEALVERLGSYNKKMQPGLNFVMPFVDKVIYEETIREKVLDIPPQKCITRDNVGIEVDAVVYWRIVDMEKARYKVEDLQSAMVNLVLTQIRSEMGQLELDQTFTARTQINELLLQDLDISTDPWGVKVTRVELRDIIPSQAVREAMELQMSAERRKRASILTSEGDRESAVNSARGKADAQILDAEARQKSVIMQAEAEQKSIILRAQAERQQQVLKAQAIAESAEIIAERIKANPDAQKALDVLLALNYLDMGTTIGKSDSSKVMFMDPRTIPATLEGIRSIVSDNAPNPKPLFPTN
- a CDS encoding NfeD family protein is translated as MPSSSLIWLLAGSVLCLTELFLPSAFVAFMMGISALIVGLLSYSGIGNLWIQVAVWLFLSTTLIILSRRFLQPRRRKSPIQDAVIGETLTEILPGQVGRVLYEGNSWRAKCDDHKISLPPQQTVYVVRREGTTLIVMPDYFLS
- a CDS encoding ferredoxin-thioredoxin reductase variable chain yields the protein MKIGDRVRVKESVVVYHHPEHRGDAFDIKDAEGELVAIVTQWQNRPVSANFPFLVQFSKKFKAHLRDFEIENI
- a CDS encoding response regulator transcription factor; translation: MPRILVIDDDPAISELVAVNLEMAGYDVSQAEDGIKGQALALQLQPDLIMLDLMLPRVDGFTVCQRLRRDERTAEIPVLMLTALSQTHDKVEGFNAGADDYLTKPFELEELLARVRALLRRTDRIPQAAKHSEILNYGPITLVPERFEAIWFKATVKLTHLEFELLHCLLQRHGQTVSPSEILREVWGYDPDDDIETIRVHIRHLRTKLEPDPRHPRYIKTVYGAGYCLELPSVPPGMEETMATVVE
- a CDS encoding YheT family hydrolase: MYKYEYLPPYFLQNGVTMTAYTALWANRDWESKITHPEPKYHEVIFSGGQGVPIFGQVAIPPNAHSTIVGTYGITGELDQQWFLRILGRKAYAQGYAVVLFDWRAHGKTAELSPTLTSDGLYEGEDFVKIAETAAKMGCPSPFWFTGYSLGGQLALWGVKAAADLAPKDIDIAGGAVICPSLDSLRSLTYLVKHPFGKYVESRIAQELKKLAWKIHAAYPESIQPEAIARANSIWGFDEELVIARLGFATVADYYQASSGLELLPKLSQPTFILYAADDPLFDPAIIPDLEVAARKNPDIDLLLTRYGGHVGYVSSKKCQNQYQDPDQWWAWNRVLEWIEGVRS
- the hetI gene encoding 4'-phosphopantetheinyl transferase HetI, which translates into the protein MCNLNWLPAPKKLDLLLNDVHIWRINLNSDELQLQFFRETLSSDEIARAERFYFPEHRQRFMAGRGTLRAILGQYLDIAPKQVEFEYQPRGKPLLAAKFADKGLLFNLSHSQDLALLGISYQHQIGVDLEYIRTMSDLEGLAKRFFSAREYEYLRLLSLAQQQQIFFRYWTCKEAYLKATGDGLVQLEEIEIDLTPNQPSKLLVSGDWSLRELTPADNFAAAVVVAGSNINLHCWEYFLD